AACGGGTTAGTCGCGCAACACCACAACCCGCCGCGAAGGCTCGGCACCCTCGCTTTCGCTGTGCACACCGGGCACTGCGGCGACCGCATCGTGGACGATCTTGCGTTCGAACGGCGTCATCGGCGCAAGCTCCTGACGTTCACCGCTCTCGGCAACACGCCGCGCCACCCTTTCCCCCAATGCCGCCAATTCTTCCCGGCGACGCCGGCGCCAGCTTGCGATGTCGAGCATCAATCGACTCCGCGCCCCAGTCTTCTGGTGTACCGCCAATCGCGTGAGCTCCTGCAAA
The nucleotide sequence above comes from Mycobacterium pseudokansasii. Encoded proteins:
- a CDS encoding protein jag — protein: MPADADGDETDLEERLVAEGEIAGDYLEELLDLLDFDGDIDLDVEGNRAVVSIDGSDDLNKLVGRGGEVLDALQELTRLAVHQKTGARSRLMLDIASWRRRRREELAALGERVARRVAESGERQELAPMTPFERKIVHDAVAAVPGVHSESEGAEPSRRVVVLRD